In one Lycium barbarum isolate Lr01 chromosome 7, ASM1917538v2, whole genome shotgun sequence genomic region, the following are encoded:
- the LOC132601637 gene encoding uncharacterized protein LOC132601637, with protein sequence MDVASNETMSCSLFPLFTTQYLCSFLELIGIKRRVPLAESKNSNKIKDNVDDDDDDDDSYDETDRDGNFKIYGEHTTSEEEGAFNNGESANDDNDDDSDDAIYDMICGEQSNSIEDDDDDDFDDDSDGRCDANGKIYGEPVNSDDDEEEKGQALSKQKK encoded by the exons ATGGATGTTGCTTCTAATGAAACGATGTCTTGCTCATTGTTTCCCTTATTCACG ACTCAGTATCTTTGCTCGTTTCTAGAACTGATTGGAATTAAGAGGAG GGTTCCTCTAGCTGAAAGCAAGAATTCTAATAAAATCAAGGACAAtgtagatgatgatgatgacgacgatgatagttATGATGAGACTGACAGAGATGGTAACTTTAAGATTTATGGAGAACATACAACTAGTGAAGAAGAAGGAGCTTTTAATAACGGTGAAAGTgccaatgatgataatgatgatgatagtgatgatgctaTTTATGATATGATTTGTGGAGAACAAAGCAATAGTATTGAAGATGATGACGACGATGATttcgatgatgatagtgatggcCGATGTGATGCAAATGGTAAAATTTATGGGGAACCAGtaaatagtgatgatgatgaggaagaaAAAGGTCAAGCACTATCGAAACAGAAAAAATAA